Part of the Porites lutea chromosome 14, jaPorLute2.1, whole genome shotgun sequence genome, CATGATTGTTCATATACAATAGTatctttctatttttcaaaaaggctttgttGATGAAGCCCTTGACTACATTATAAAATTCCAACATGAAAATATTTGAGTGATTTTCCAGCTTATTCAAGGACTTACTGGATTCATTGGAAAAATAATGTACAAACAAATTTGACAAAGAAACCAAGCTGTTAACCATAAGAGCTGTGATATGTACACTAGTTGTAGGGATCAAATTAATGAAATGAGAGGTTATAAAGTGTTGGAACATGACTAGTATTTACTAGTATTTTACTTAGATTTTGAGCTCATGTAGACAAATTTTACACCTGATTTTCAGtagggaaagaaatttttaaaaccaCATCTGAATAAGCACAAGTTAGTTAAACAGGCCTGaaagaatggcaaaaaaaagtaatgttttCCACTACCCAACCATAGTCGAGTCTTGGTTCAGTCgatgtaaaacgcagactgcggactattgttttcaccatgcaaataAGGATGTGACAACAATAGCACCCCCACCGTAAAAACCAGAAAAAATACTAGCCTTGATATATGAGCCACTTTCTGATGCATTAGGATGGATGAGTCACCCCTAGAAATGTTAGTGAAAAATTCTGAATGTGATAATGTACAGTACGTATAACTGAATCTCCAGTTGGTGTGAAGCAAAGAATAATTATGACATTTCATCACAGACACATGCTTTAAGTGAACCCATTCACCTGCGAAAATCTTGAAGGAACGAGGATCCATAAAATGTGTGGTTATGGGTGGATCAGATACCACCAAATTCCTATGGCTTGTTGAAGGTCTATCATTGGGTTCAACTATTAGAAACTAAATTGTAGCATCATAGACTCATTAGAATACCACTAAAAAGTCACTGATTTTTTCTTATAAGCACCCAGGCTCTTTTTACAAATTTCAGCTAAAACTAAGGGCACTTATTGGGAGtaggttttcttttcaatgaataatattatttgtagctttattttagctttattttaaaTAGTAAAGAAAATTATGTAAACAATAAGCCTACATGATTGCCTTTCATCTGTGCATGTTAAAACAGTACATGGTTGGTAATTAAGTGTACCACAGGCCCATAATTACACACTTAACATGTATTACATGTAGTTTGTTTTAtctcattattatcatcaaatATTGTTTCTCTCAACAATTAAGTGGAAATAGAAACATGTTTTCCTTGTATCCTTACTACCAGTATTTAAGAAACTGAAGGGAAGGGGAGGGAACCAGCAGGGGGGAAGTGGtgctccggatttcaagtgatggggATAATCGAAAGATTTTTTGAGTTTGACATTTTAGACTCTTGGATTTTTGGGTGTAGAAAAATTTGGCAAGCAttttttttgggtggcttgatttaagtagggaattttttggggtattcaaaacaatctgtaTATTCAGATGGTATGATGAATAAACCAACACAAACATTCAATTTCTATTGTTCATGTTTTTTGTGTTATATCATTCAAAGCCTTCTGCAAATTTTTAAGGCTtagaaattcggcatgggatttttttgggttaatttttggtccagggatttttgaGGGGGTTTTGtcggaagccctagggatttctttgggttttgatttttgcccccattcgatcatccccatcacttgaaatccagagtatcTTCAGTcctattggggggggggggggagagtttATTCACAAGATGCGCTTGTTTGATATTACATATATACATGGCCTACGAGGTGGGCACCTTTTTGGAGGAGGTGGGTCATTAGAGCGTGAGTTTATTCCAAGAAATAGAGTAATTGCCTAAAATGTGGCAATGTGAATATCAAAGTCCTGTACATGATACTAGCATGAAGCTACAAACCATCATAGAATTGAAGTAACTCAAAGAAGGTGTTACAAATACAAATGGGAAAAGGATtaatacttttcctttttgaaatcCTGAAGTCACATTTGCAAAGCCTACCAGTCAAATGCCCTGCTACAGTACATGGATATCTTGGCTgagtgggggggagggggaggggggaggtttAGTGACTGGTGAGTAACAGTACCATCAGCCTGGCAGTGCAGCAGCACTGGTTCTATAAAAGCAATATTTATATGTAACTAAGCGAACTGCTCTTTGTCTTTACCCATTGCCCTTGATTTTATTATGAAGGTTCCTGCTACCAATCAGTTCCAATTTCATGATGTGTGGGTTTCAGAGGTCAAGGATCCATGTACCAAGCTTTGGTAAGATATTTGGAATTATTTGATAATTTTGTCACAATCagaattttattattgtagaaGAAATATTTAGTTTTATAGTATTAAAATTCCCTGGGGTGGCGGGGATTGGGTGGGGGAACACTGAAGGGAATTGTGGGTAGGGGTTTAGTGCCAAAAGGCCTTCAAACCTTCATCCTATTTAAACAAAAACCATTCTCTTCACCACCCTGTTAAGATAAGAAAACTCATTTCATGACCCTGATCCATTTCCTTAAACTGGCATCATGAGATTAGattaacataataataatgatggaaTCATACTTGTAGACTGTGGATCACCAAATATTCACACCTTGTTTATAGCTctagacaccctgttcaagatgctaaatagtgaaattttaTAAATTGTTTAAGACTTAAGACGCCCATAAACCCTACCCTGTTCAGCAGAACATGCCTGTTTAGGCTCAAGAAATGAAAGATGtctacccctcccccctgggGAATGTACACCTCAGTATCCTCCAGACAGTGGAGTCTAGGACTCCCCTTCTTCTGTCAGCATACTTATGGAATAAAATTAATACTCTTTTGAAGAAAGCATTAATGCTAATAAAGTTGGGGTAGAAAGAGGTTATTCTTTTGAAACATACACCTTTATAAAGAATTAGAATGTTTATGTGTAGCTGTAATGCAAAGTTACCCTTAAAGTGCCAGCCCACTTAGCACTACTTTATTCATATCTTACCTTGTGGCTTTTATTTTGGTGGCTTTTGATAAATCTCTATATCGCTGGTTAGAGATTCATCCTAAGCactatccagcgtttgaacgCTATCCACTTGATAAATCTCTATATCGCTGGATAGAAATTCATCCATAGCACTATCCagtgtttgaacaaccaggggcaggaatataatattattttaaacctAGTTTGGTTCAGaatttcctttctctcttaGCCTGTATTAATCATACAGATGTACAGTGTGTAGGTGACAATGAAATTCTGGTTTACCCTGAGAACAGATTTTACCCACAACATTTTCAAATATTGGTTTACCTGTacccaataataataattgggATAGGTCCAACAACTAATTATTAGTTGTTGCGAATTACAAAAAGTCATAAATCCACAAATTATTATATAATTAATTAAACTCCCACAAAAAGAAAGTGTCAAATGGTTCATGTAGTTTACAACATTGTACCATTTTTTACAATGTGTACTTTCTTTCTCTGTTCCTGTTGTAGTGTTCATGTCTGCAGTGTTGAAGGATTTTTAGGATTCCTGTGATGTCCAGGCTGATGGAAGTAAGCAAAATTTGTCATCTGTTAGCTAATAGTGTTAGTCAAGTGAAGGTTGATTTTTCTTGGTATCTTGTAAACAAGTTGTAAGGTTTGAGGTGTGAGAATTAGTTCTAGTTGTGGTTTTGAATGTTGGAGGGATGTTAATCATATCAGACTTTGAATCAGGGGAGGTCTGATTTGAGCCCCCTCTGTTCCATCTCTTGATTTTTAACGCGGAAAAAACCGTCAAAGTAATAACAGTACTATCCTTATGCATAAGGGAAGAAacttttgtggggggggggggggcggggggtgcgGGAGGTGGTTTAAAAGAAGTCTGGTTGGGTCTGTGCTGCTAAAACCCTTCGattctgaccctgtttaaaGCAAAATGGATTCAAATTGCTTACCTGTTTAAAATGCTAAATAGTGACAttgaatacttttttttaagATTGAATTCCCATAAACCTCTACCCTGCAGAGCTGCACATACTGAGTAAGCCAAACGTGGAAGTTTCCCAACCCCTACCCCACCACCCCCTCCCTGAGTGCATGTGTCAATCTGTAAACTCCCAAGGGAACCATTTTAGATATATGGAGGCGAAGAAACAATGCAATTGTTAATAACTACATCTCGTCAAGACATCAGGACTAATTTCAGTTGTGTACGTGATAGATCTACACTGTTTACTCACTTTTCAGGACACTTTTTCAAAATATGCACAAACGTACTTGTCACTTGTTAAAGTTTTCATACTAAAGATCAACTTCACTACAATATCGTTCAAAAGTAATACTAAATTCTCAGTGATTCTTACAGTGGGTTAAATAAAGagggaatccaccaggaaattgagtaattttaatttttagtggacaaaaatGCTGCACCAGAATGTTTAAGgcatatcgcattctttttacatttttcaaggggtAGAGATGTAATTAGTCTTCTGTattaacaccaaagaaaatttctcatgggagcccgagaaaatgaataattatgtcaaatttcacaaaattacatcttacacattaaatttccagaatttttcctgtgttttcacaattcttgtgaaatttgacattcattttcttggaaTCCCATGAGAAATtctctttggtgttattacagatgaccaCTTACATCTTTAGCTCttgaaaatgtaaaaagaatgcaatattgttAAGAGCAGCTCCACGTAATTATCAACTTAAGATGAGGAAATAGTCAAAATATGACCTGGCCTCAAAAATGGCCAGAATAAAGCCTTATGTgccctagttacaaaatcgttggtttaagtacgatcgagtgaataataattttttaatgaatttttttcttcccgaggccttttaaaaattattctgcaGGTACAAGctttttgtccactgagaattaaaattactcagtttcctggtggattccttCTTAAACATTCCTTTTGTACGTTACCAAGCACAAATTTTAAGACAGTATTTTGAGTATTGTGAgtattttttctgtctttttgtGTTTTCCCCTTTTATTTAACAGGCATGATCTGTAACATGTAAAAGTAGATTAAACGTGATCTATgatgtcaaaaaattattttgtagaAAACAACAGAATGACTAGTGTCATAATCTCAAAAGATTGTGTGCATTATCCGGAATTACAGAAAAATACATaggtttttcaaaaatgtaataatttcgtCAAAGGGATAACATAGATGTAAGCAAAAAGAATGGTAGagaaaaaatttgaatagtATTTCTAAATCTAAGCTTTAAATTCTAAATATCTGGTGAAAAGGTAACATTATCTGACTTAGTAAAAATCTAATCAAATATAGATTTTACtaacaacataattttttttgagttttgatcTTAGTCAAGAAACTATTTCTTCCTTTACCTGTCTTCTCACAAGTCTttaattttgtgattttttttaaactggctACTGGGACTGGCATTGGGAGCAATGCTGTGGTGGACTAGTATCCCAtccagggaggggtgggggaatTTTGGCTGGAATAGTTCTTCGCAATTCACAGTACTCAAACCAAGATAAGCTGTTGCTGTGTAGGGTTCAATGGCTTGTTTCAACCCTTTAAGCACCAGTATCCACATAAAAATTCTCCAGAATGATCTCTGTGCattccttaaccctttaagccctaagagtgatcagtgtcaaatttctccttgtagtATCACTTCTTTATAAAacacagtggtcatgagaattgaggacCTGATCACACTAGATGAATCTAATAGAGTGTTtccactcacgtgaccagcatctatgcaaatttattggaacaaaagaaagcgtttgcatagtacaagagttcaactcccacaggactggtttgggacaccaacatggccgccgtttcattgttttgggacactaATATGgtcgccatgacgtcatgtgaaaacactctattgatacttcaacaaattctccccactacttctattgaaaacaaataacgaaaacaaatgacaatttgaattttgatattagacTTGAAAGGGTTAAAAGAAGTACAtgtagttaagagaatttgactagcgattaaagcatttttattcatttcatatCATTAAATTGGAAGTTTACGTACATGTACAGTAGTTCACACCTCATAGTGTGGTACATGCGTACTGCACTGTTGAAACCCTCTTAGTAACATGCGTCATCTTTGACCTTTCaccctgtaagttgtctctgtCCCCCTCCCTTTCAGTCATATGAATAAATCATACTGGGCACAAATATGGCTggcggaaaccaacagaaacatctgtttttgagttttcctactagtGCGTGAATTCATCACTTGAGAAAGTCATAAAGGATTAAAgtgatatttattctgagacaagcaatgtttagatagcaaaatctccaaaaattggtaatgtttttaacccacataagagcctTCCCAGctgccagctaaatgccgcgtgaCTCAAAAGCCTAGAAATTTAAACGTCCTCTATCGTAAAATGAAGAACCATTTCGAACCAAAACTTGGTTtaaataaaggtgtttaggtgctgtaatacctcatgaaactcagaagaatcgatagtttcttagtttgaatttttggtgacgtcatgtgaaaaccgagaatacaTATACATGAGacaccacaggtaacccaaagTCAAAAAATGTCCTGCATGTTTTTCTAGTCAGTTTTTTCAAGTGCACTCGCTGACAGAAAAGCAGTGGAAGACAATGCTCAATTAAAGTTTGCAAGAACTTACttcagtcaaacctctttaatacggacaccaaaaggacagaaccaagtgtctgctttacagaggtgtccgtattatagaggtagggaatgtacgatttttggcatttctgggaccaaacgaactgtccgtaatagagaggtgtccatattatagaagtgtccgtaaggagagtttagactgtattaaaaatgcttttaaataaCCTGAGATCATGCTCTGTTTTCGTTTctctttgtaaataacattccggcagGCAAGgcgaaaagaaaagagaatttTAGCGGGACTACGTAAGTGAGAATGTATGACAACTGctaaaattgagcctgatctcaggttaccttTTTAATAAACCCTTTAATAAATTAATGCCACTCTTCTTTTAGGAATTGTCATCCTTTCCTAGCACAGCCTCTACATCACAGGAAGACCATGAAAGCAATTCAGAATCCACTTCCTCGAGGAAATTGAGGGTAACCCTGTTAAGCAGTGAATGGAGATCAACAAAAGGAGGCTTGTCAACCATCAACCGAGAGCTGGCCATTCAGTTGGCAAAACACCCCAAAGTGGATGTCAATGTTTATCTCCCTCAGTGCAGTCAAGAGGATAAACGAGTTGCTGCAAGTCACAATGTACATCTTATTGAAGCAGAAGAAATGCCAGGTTATGACAACCCAGTAGACTGGTTGTCCTTTCCTCCTGAAAGCCATTCTGTCGATTGTGTGATAGGACATGGGGCTGTTCTTGGTCGGCAAGTGCAGGGTATAAAACGTCAGTGTCAGTGCAAGTGGATTCAGGTCGTTCATACAGCTCCTGAAGAGCTTGGTATGTACAAGTCCTACGCCGATGCCATTTCAAGAGGCAAGAAAAAGCACCAGGCTGAGGTAAAACTCTGTGAAAAAGCTGATCAAGTTGTAACAGTTGGTCCCAAGCTGGCTGAAGCGTTCTCAGGTTATCTCCGTGCCTGTGGAAAAGATCAAGATGTTCTCAACCTTACCCCAGGCATCTTCTCAGAGTTTTCTGATGTAAAGCAAGccactgaagaaagaaaaacattcagTGTTTTATTGTTTGGACGTGGTGACAATGAAGACTTTCGGCTGAAAGGATATGACATTGCTGCTCGTGCTATTGCAGAGTTGAAAGACGAGCCACAGCCCTATAAGCTGTTGTTTGTCGGAGCTCCAAGTGGAGAAGAGGAGAAAGTAAAAGATTTGTTACTCCAACAAGGCATTGATCGAAGTCAGCTAACTGTGTGTTGTTTCAATGAAAGTAGAGAGCAGTTAGCCCGGTTGTTTTGTGAAGTAGATCTTGCTATAATGCCATCACGAACTGAGGGCTTTGGTCTCGCCACCCTTGAGGCTTTATCTGCTGGTCTGCCTGTGCTGGTCAGTGGGAACTCTGGTCTTGGCGAAGCCTTACAGGAAGTTCTGAACGGTTCAAATTGTGTGGTGGAGTCAGAAGATCCTAAAGATTGGGCCAATGCAATCAAAGCTGTtcggaaaaagaaaaggaagctGCGACTGAGAGAGGCCAAGGTTCTTCAAGGAGAGTATGCCGAGATGTACAGCTGGCAGGATCACTGCAATAGACTTGTGGAACGAATGCTTGCCATTTCTCAAGGTAACAGGTTCACTTTTTAATACAAATTGGTCTTGGTATGGTGCAATTTGCGGCAGGCATTAGGAAATGTACATGTGTAAGTTCACGCAATTACAATGACAACATTAGTTAAAACTTCACAACGACAAATTTTTCTATGTCTTTTAACAACTCCACCAGACAAGTCTGCCCACATACATTTGCCAATTTCAGAGAGTTTCAAAATCGCGATACCTTTTAACATCTTATTCCCGTCCCTGAGGGTCAAAAGTAAAGAATTATTGTACTGCTACATTGGTGTACTCATTTTATAGGTCCCACTGCAGATGAGCAGAATTTATCTATGAAAACAACTGTGATCTGTCATGATGAAAAACCCTCTCCTCCTGAAAGACGTCTTCATAAAGGTACACTTGAATATTAGAGACATGTGCAATATGTCCATTGGAGCAATTCATTGCTTTCTATGTAAGGAAGGTCTGGGACATGTACTTTAATTTGGGCTTAATGATTATTCCTTGTGGGGatgttaaataaaaaagaaatggtcGAAGCATCGAACAAGACTCGTTTAAGACTGACTTACAAGGTCAAGACATTTTCACACTGGTTACAGGTTAACAATGTTAGATGCCAACAAATAATATTCGTTTCAGGTTTACTTTTCCAATGCTAAATAGTGTAATGGATCAGAGCAAAAGGAAATTGCGTTTTAACATAATTGTATACACCGTAGGCTTGGTTTTTTGTATGGGTTATTCTAAGTGAAATGTTCACCTTGGTACTTCGACATGCTGGCCTTTGCCGCGATGTATAGACCATCAGCTTACAATTGATGGCCCTATGTAAGGTAATTTCCAGAATCCGGAAAACTTTTCCtagtggaatctggaatccaggaAACTTTATCTTTTGGAATTTGGAATCCaactcaaggaatctggaatctcgCTAATGATTGTAATCCGAAATCCATGTTCCGCTGACAAGGAATCCGGAGCCCAGTACCtgaaatccagaatctaagactGTTGTGGCGGCAGAATTGACCtgctttgtgtttttgtttgattaCCGTAAATTCCCCCTTAAactcccctctcaaataagccccctgcCTCTAGTTaccccccctccctttttaggggaagaaagttaataagccccctcccctcccctaattacTCTTCACTAATAAACGATAGACtttattaatcaatcacgactgtaaaattTCGTATAAACTGATAGCCCCAGTAGTCTGTTAAGCCTACGAGAAACCGTTTTCTCAAAAATGTCTTCAGGGAGGTACATTTGAATTCCCCATTTGACAAAAGAAACATACAAACACAAGTTTTGTGGGGAATTAGCTGGGTGTGTATGAGCAAAAATAATTGATCGCTAGTCTGGTTTAATTTCAGGctcaaaaaaagggaaaaggcctTTGTCTCCGAGTAGCAATCCAGCATCAAAAGTCCCAAAATGTTTGGGAGATGAAGGTAAAGTTTGTTTCCGCATGATAAAGTTTATAACCATTTTAGTACTGAAAGCAACATAGGAAGTAGAAAGATCTGCATGGACAAACTTGTGTTCATAAAAGTTTTTGTGCCCTGTGCCACGCCCCTTCCCCCTCCTGCTTTAGAGATGGATACTCAATATGCTGGAGTCACTCTCTTGCGTTCAGTAGCAAAACTTAAACTTCTCAGGTTTGACGCACGCTCTCTCTATTtcgagcgtgcttcatatttCGCAGAGTTGAACCTGGTGAGTACAGAATTTGTTGTTTGCATTTTGGCACATTTTGTCCAACTGTGGTCAAGTCCTGTTCTTGTCAATTCCCTGGGACATGGTTTATGGGAAAGCGTTTAGTgcttaatgattttttttgtgcgAAGGTAGTGTGGCAAAAGACAATGATGCTTTTCtggtttgattgtttgtttcaACTGATTTTACctggtctcaaaaaaaattttttcggccctttgggcttCACTTTGGTCTAAAATAAGGAGACGCCCGGCCCCCGGGCCTCTCCCCTGGAATTCAGAAGCCGAAGGATATTAACTCTTTCACCCCGAAACCGAGTTATGGTGAGATGATTTGTCATTCTAAGTTTTGCATATGTGAACGAATGAATCCCCTTATTGCTATTTATTTCTTGGGATTTCTCTTAAAGGAAATCTGGAATCTTTGTGAGTTTTCTCTTTTCCACTCTTAGGAGTGAAAAGCGGTTATCGTATTTACTCGAGTAAGCGCCGCACATGAAGTGGAAAATTTAATACGCGCTACCCTGCGGTGCTTATTCGAGTATTTCCATAAGATGATGCAGATACACTGTAATCGCTGCAATGCGGTTCTAAGCCAGCAATGGGAATTTATTTTCATCAATAGTGAAGTTTTTCAGTTTAAACCTGCAGAAAAGTATTGACGAGGCTGTTATGAAAGCCAAAACTTAGGTTAGCTTCAAGCCGGTAAGCCAAGAAAAAATACTCATGAAGTGAATTAAATTGTACAATCAAAATGTTTTGCCTTTGTGGTATGAGCCTTTTAAATAAGCGCTgccctcgaataagcgccgccctCGAATAGCCGCCGCACCGGAGgcacgaaaaataaaataagcgcCGCAgagcttattcgagtaaatacggtaactCTGTCGATTTCCTTTTATGTAAATGTAGGAGTGGCTGAAAATTAATTCCGCAAAATATAATGTAGGTAGTTTCTACGTGCGGAAGTGAAATACACAAAAATTGGTTTTATGAACTGAGTCGACACAGGTAAATTGGCCAGGTTAAAAAGCGTACGTTTTTTTAGCTGACCCCTCGTTAATTACTCTCCTTATTCAAAGGTTTCCTTTTAAGGCCTATCTATATTAAAaaacagtcaaacctccatgtgcgaccacctgtCCAAAACAGCAAACGATACCCAATcgaagccttacagttggaacctctagtaaacgaccacctcctgtaagcgaccgcgaccactttttgggggTGACGTTCCTATagtttttttaccattttttgcCTCTCGTAACCCGTTTGATGCATGATCTGACCTCTATGCTCACCTGTGTGTACTATACCACTCAGTGTATATGAAGAAGTTTTAATGGCAACATAAAGCTACGCGTATCGTAACTAAGAAATTACATGCAAAACATTATCTTCTATTAGTTTGCTGAGTGCGGACCTTTTCTCGAAAGAGACCCCCTGTTGTTCGATTCTTGTTGGTGACCACTTCCCGTAAGCGTCCTTTAACTTTCTAACATTTTGGTTCAGTAGTAGCTTaaaggaggtttgactgtatttgatTTATGTACAACTACTTGATTTGCTTTGACGTTTCAAATTATAATTTCCTAAGCTACACTGCTTTCTTTACCAAGTATAATATAAAGACAAACTATCTAGAATACTATAAAGTAATGTTTCAACAATCAAAACTTCACTACCTTGGAAAAAGCCACCGACAACCTGTTCTCTTCCgagaaaatttgcaaaatgttttatcAGATTTTGCTCAAAAGAAAGACTTCCTCACCAGTGAAAAGCCAGGGAAAGTGGCTTGCTGAAgatcttttttcaaatgtaCAAGTGAACTGGGAAAATACCTATCAGCTACCTTTTCTATGTACTACGGAAACGAAGTTAAGGgtatttcaattcaaatttCTGCATAGAAGTGTAGCTACAAGCGACTTCCTTCTTAAGATAGGCAAAAAGGAAACAGCCTCCTGTTCTTTTTGCGCTGATTCCCCAGAGACACTTACGCATCTTTTTTGGCACTGTGGATCAACTCGGACTTTTTGGAATAACGTTTCGCAGTGGACCTCCGAAGAGCTTGACTTGACCAACTTGAATATTACCCCCTTTTCGCCAGCTCTTTGCCTGGGCTTAATTGACAACATATCCAATCTTCTCCTACACCACTTCCTCCTCATTGCTAgacattatatatatatatatatatatatagttgcAAACTACGAAATACTATTCCTATGGTACAAGTGTACATTCAGTTAGTCATACGCTCCATGGAAATTGAGAAACAGATTGCgtttgataataataacttagcctcttataataataataataatttaattcttatattgcgcgctttccatgaaatgatcaagcgcgcattacatgatttctatctataataACTTAATAAAGGGTATCTAACTACTAATTATCtaaaatatactatgataaaattaaaatatacaacatatgttaaaatactagtaattatcgtgataaaaattaaaaattaataaattaataaaaaccttccctaaagaggtgcgttttcagatggcg contains:
- the LOC140924912 gene encoding D-inositol 3-phosphate glycosyltransferase-like, producing the protein MSRLMEELSSFPSTASTSQEDHESNSESTSSRKLRVTLLSSEWRSTKGGLSTINRELAIQLAKHPKVDVNVYLPQCSQEDKRVAASHNVHLIEAEEMPGYDNPVDWLSFPPESHSVDCVIGHGAVLGRQVQGIKRQCQCKWIQVVHTAPEELGMYKSYADAISRGKKKHQAEVKLCEKADQVVTVGPKLAEAFSGYLRACGKDQDVLNLTPGIFSEFSDVKQATEERKTFSVLLFGRGDNEDFRLKGYDIAARAIAELKDEPQPYKLLFVGAPSGEEEKVKDLLLQQGIDRSQLTVCCFNESREQLARLFCEVDLAIMPSRTEGFGLATLEALSAGLPVLVSGNSGLGEALQEVLNGSNCVVESEDPKDWANAIKAVRKKKRKLRLREAKVLQGEYAEMYSWQDHCNRLVERMLAISQGPTADEQNLSMKTTVICHDEKPSPPERRLHKGSKKGKRPLSPSSNPASKVPKCLGDEGVKSGYRIYSSKRRT